A window of Phycobacter azelaicus contains these coding sequences:
- the grxD gene encoding Grx4 family monothiol glutaredoxin — MSDANTRIDETVKNNDVVLFMKGTKEMPQCGFSSRVAGVLNYIGVDYTDVNVLADEEIRQGIKDYSDWPTIPQLYIKGEFVGGCDIITEMTLSGELDGMFEQNGVTFDKAAADKIREANG; from the coding sequence ATGAGTGACGCAAATACCCGTATCGACGAAACCGTAAAGAACAACGACGTGGTGCTTTTCATGAAAGGCACCAAGGAAATGCCCCAGTGTGGTTTTTCTTCCCGCGTTGCGGGCGTTTTGAACTACATCGGCGTGGATTACACCGATGTGAACGTTCTGGCCGATGAAGAGATCCGCCAAGGCATCAAGGACTATTCCGACTGGCCCACCATCCCCCAGCTCTACATCAAAGGTGAGTTCGTGGGCGGCTGCGACATCATCACCGAAATGACGCTCTCGGGTGAACTCGATGGCATGTTCGAGCAGAACGGCGTGACCTTTGACAAGGCCGCTGCCGACAAGATCCGCGAAGCCAACGGCTAA
- a CDS encoding cell division protein ZapA: protein MPEVTIHIGGRGFEVSCQEGEESYLHSAAKMLDDEAQVLSDQIGRMPEARMLLMAGLMLADKTAAVEDRIKEVEAVLAERDAELAKRTAELEELRNAPPPEPERIEVPVVPPQVEEGLAEVAARAEALAQQIEEKAAAAAQ, encoded by the coding sequence ATGCCCGAAGTGACCATTCATATTGGCGGCCGCGGTTTTGAGGTGTCCTGCCAGGAAGGCGAAGAAAGCTATTTGCACTCAGCCGCAAAGATGCTGGATGATGAGGCACAGGTTCTGTCAGACCAGATCGGGCGCATGCCCGAGGCCCGTATGCTTTTGATGGCGGGCTTAATGCTTGCCGACAAGACGGCGGCCGTCGAAGATCGGATCAAAGAGGTTGAGGCAGTGCTGGCCGAACGCGATGCCGAACTGGCCAAGCGGACTGCGGAGCTGGAAGAGCTGCGCAACGCTCCGCCGCCAGAGCCGGAGCGAATTGAGGTTCCCGTTGTGCCGCCGCAGGTCGAAGAAGGCCTCGCAGAGGTCGCGGCACGCGCCGAGGCGCTTGCCCAGCAAATCGAGGAAAAGGCCGCAGCGGCGGCGCAGTAA
- a CDS encoding colicin transporter, producing the protein MNQIEDLQGRILAAMERIGSGVDTLEAAKTSAEARAVEAADTSALEDALEEERIANAQLTERVKVLRARQKELEAQAGDGPAAAGGENSEDIAAMKADLELLRNEAGNSPEAEALKQEVARLKSQLEVAQNTAATEKETLEVRIEELETANAELIGRLEGGDASGEVSANMEAAPGEAGEMLVRLDTELQQLRLANEQLRTSNAALREANAEGLGDASLINAAMAAEIDGLRAAQASDKAQVNAVLARLEPLLAGAPNLPEGEEV; encoded by the coding sequence ATGAACCAGATCGAAGACTTGCAGGGGCGGATCCTGGCGGCGATGGAGCGGATCGGCTCTGGTGTCGACACGCTTGAGGCAGCAAAGACGTCGGCCGAGGCGCGCGCGGTTGAAGCTGCGGATACCAGCGCACTCGAAGATGCTCTTGAAGAAGAACGAATTGCCAATGCCCAGTTGACCGAACGGGTCAAGGTTCTGCGGGCGCGGCAAAAAGAGCTGGAAGCACAGGCAGGCGACGGCCCGGCTGCTGCGGGCGGGGAGAACTCTGAAGACATCGCTGCCATGAAAGCCGATCTGGAACTCTTGCGCAATGAAGCGGGAAATTCTCCAGAGGCTGAGGCGCTCAAGCAGGAAGTTGCCCGGCTCAAATCTCAGCTTGAAGTGGCCCAGAACACCGCCGCGACAGAAAAAGAAACACTGGAAGTGCGCATTGAGGAGCTGGAGACCGCAAATGCAGAGCTGATCGGCCGCCTTGAGGGCGGGGATGCTTCCGGGGAGGTGTCAGCCAATATGGAGGCTGCGCCTGGAGAGGCAGGAGAAATGCTGGTTCGCCTTGATACGGAACTTCAGCAATTGCGCCTTGCCAACGAACAACTGCGGACCTCGAATGCGGCCCTTCGTGAAGCCAATGCCGAAGGTCTGGGCGATGCCAGCTTGATCAATGCGGCCATGGCGGCAGAGATTGACGGGCTGCGGGCGGCGCAAGCCAGCGACAAGGCGCAGGTCAATGCGGTGCTGGCGCGGCTTGAACCGCTTTTGGCCGGTGCACCCAATCTGCCAGAAGGAGAGGAAGTCTGA
- the tkt gene encoding transketolase, whose amino-acid sequence MDLTALRTANPDHWNKAAAIRALTLDAVTAANSGHSGMPIGMADVATVLFEKHLKFDVKAPKWADRDRFILSAGHGSMLIYSLLYLMGDEQVTLDQIKNFRQMGALTAGHPENFLIDAVETTTGPLGQGIANAVGFAMAEEMQRAHYGKKIVDHYTYVIAGDGCLMEGISQEAIGIAGRQQLGKLIVLWDNNNITIDGTVELSDRTNQVQRFKASGWQVLEIDGHDPEAIDAALSAAKKSKKPSMIACKTHIALGHAAQDTSKGHGALTDKEQLKAAKEAYGAPLGDFEVPADIKAQWEAIGARGAADRAAWETRFAEISKQKQDRFNRAYALEAPKKLSAAIKALKKQVSEEQPTVATRKASEMALAVINPIMPETVGGSADLTGSNNTKTGDLGVFDTDNRKGRYVYWGIREHGMAAAMNGMTLHGGMRPYGGTFFCFTDYARPSMRLAALMKIPTVFVMTHDSIGVGEDGPTHQPVEHLAICRATPNTYVFRPADTVEAAEAWEIAVTAKETPSVMVLTRQNLPTVRTEHKLSNLTEKGAYVLAEAEGKRQVILIATGSEVSLALEAKAKLEAEGIGTRVVSMPCMELFAQQDEAYRRKVLPAGPVRVGIEAAVRDGGWDRWLLGERGQEKKAGFVGMDRFGASAPAGELFEKFGITAEAAVAKAKELLS is encoded by the coding sequence GTGGATCTGACAGCCCTGCGCACCGCAAATCCCGATCATTGGAACAAGGCCGCAGCCATACGCGCCCTGACCCTCGATGCCGTCACCGCCGCAAACTCCGGCCATTCCGGCATGCCGATCGGCATGGCCGATGTGGCCACCGTCCTGTTTGAAAAACACCTCAAATTTGACGTAAAGGCACCAAAGTGGGCCGACCGCGATCGGTTCATTCTGTCTGCCGGTCACGGATCGATGCTGATCTATTCGCTGCTTTACCTCATGGGCGACGAGCAAGTGACGCTGGATCAGATCAAGAACTTCCGCCAGATGGGCGCCCTGACTGCGGGCCACCCTGAAAACTTCCTGATTGATGCTGTGGAAACCACCACCGGCCCCTTGGGCCAGGGTATCGCCAATGCCGTGGGCTTTGCCATGGCCGAGGAAATGCAGCGCGCCCATTACGGAAAGAAGATCGTTGACCATTACACCTATGTGATCGCAGGCGACGGCTGCCTGATGGAGGGCATCAGCCAGGAAGCCATCGGTATCGCCGGGCGCCAGCAGTTGGGCAAGCTGATCGTTCTTTGGGACAACAACAACATCACCATCGATGGCACGGTGGAGCTGTCCGACCGCACCAACCAGGTGCAGCGCTTCAAGGCATCCGGCTGGCAGGTGTTGGAAATCGACGGCCACGACCCGGAAGCAATCGACGCCGCCCTCTCCGCGGCTAAGAAGTCGAAAAAGCCTTCGATGATCGCCTGCAAGACCCATATCGCCCTGGGTCACGCGGCACAGGACACCTCCAAGGGCCACGGCGCGCTGACTGACAAAGAACAGCTGAAAGCCGCCAAGGAAGCCTATGGCGCGCCTCTGGGCGACTTCGAAGTGCCTGCCGACATCAAGGCCCAGTGGGAAGCCATCGGTGCCCGCGGTGCTGCGGATCGTGCCGCGTGGGAAACACGCTTTGCCGAGATCTCCAAACAGAAACAGGACCGGTTCAACCGCGCCTATGCGCTGGAGGCGCCGAAGAAACTGTCTGCCGCCATCAAGGCGCTGAAAAAGCAGGTGAGCGAAGAGCAGCCCACGGTCGCCACCCGCAAAGCGAGCGAAATGGCTCTGGCGGTGATCAACCCGATCATGCCGGAAACCGTGGGCGGTTCGGCCGACCTCACCGGATCGAACAACACCAAGACCGGCGATCTGGGCGTCTTTGACACCGACAACCGCAAGGGTCGCTATGTCTACTGGGGTATTCGTGAGCACGGCATGGCCGCCGCGATGAACGGTATGACCCTGCACGGCGGCATGCGTCCCTATGGCGGCACCTTCTTCTGCTTCACCGACTATGCGCGCCCCTCCATGCGACTTGCCGCGCTGATGAAGATCCCGACCGTATTCGTGATGACCCACGATTCCATCGGTGTGGGCGAAGATGGGCCAACCCACCAGCCGGTCGAACATCTGGCGATCTGCCGCGCGACCCCGAACACCTATGTGTTCCGCCCCGCGGACACGGTCGAAGCTGCCGAAGCTTGGGAAATCGCCGTAACCGCCAAGGAAACCCCTTCGGTGATGGTGCTGACCCGTCAGAACCTGCCGACCGTGCGCACCGAGCACAAGCTGAGCAACCTCACCGAAAAAGGCGCCTATGTTCTGGCCGAAGCCGAAGGCAAGCGTCAGGTGATCCTGATTGCAACCGGCTCCGAAGTTTCCCTCGCACTGGAAGCAAAGGCCAAGCTGGAAGCCGAAGGCATCGGCACCCGCGTGGTCTCCATGCCCTGCATGGAGCTATTTGCGCAGCAGGACGAAGCCTATCGCCGCAAGGTTCTGCCCGCAGGCCCTGTCCGAGTTGGAATCGAAGCTGCCGTGCGCGATGGTGGCTGGGATCGCTGGCTGCTGGGCGAACGCGGCCAGGAAAAGAAGGCTGGCTTTGTTGGCATGGACCGCTTTGGTGCCTCGGCTCCGGCCGGAGAGCTCTTTGAAAAGTTCGGCATCACGGCAGAGGCTGCGGTCGCAAAGGCCAAAGAGCTGTTGAGCTGA
- a CDS encoding YqaA family protein — translation MLRRLYDRTMALADHPHALWWLAVVSFAESSVFPIPPDVLMIPMILARPSRAWLIALVALVSSVLGGLLGYAIGAFFYEGVGQPVLQAMGKGDAIEAFNTRFNDFGFWAVLMAGITPFPYKVITIMSGWTGMPLATFIATSILARAVRFFAVAALLRVFGAPVRNFIEKRLGVVFTVFVVLLFGGFLATRYL, via the coding sequence ATGCTGCGCAGGCTTTATGATCGCACGATGGCCCTCGCGGATCATCCCCACGCGCTGTGGTGGCTGGCAGTGGTATCTTTCGCCGAAAGCTCAGTCTTTCCGATCCCACCGGATGTGCTGATGATCCCAATGATATTGGCCCGTCCATCGCGGGCCTGGCTGATTGCGCTGGTAGCACTGGTCTCCTCCGTATTGGGCGGGCTTCTTGGCTATGCAATCGGCGCGTTTTTCTATGAAGGGGTCGGCCAGCCGGTTCTGCAGGCCATGGGCAAAGGGGACGCCATTGAGGCTTTCAACACCCGTTTCAACGACTTTGGCTTCTGGGCTGTCTTGATGGCGGGGATCACGCCTTTTCCCTATAAGGTGATCACCATCATGTCCGGTTGGACCGGCATGCCCTTGGCGACCTTTATCGCAACCTCGATCCTGGCGCGCGCGGTGCGCTTTTTTGCGGTGGCAGCCCTGCTCCGCGTGTTTGGTGCCCCGGTGCGCAACTTCATAGAGAAAAGGCTCGGGGTTGTGTTCACCGTTTTTGTCGTTCTGTTATTTGGCGGCTTCCTTGCGACGAGGTACCTATGA
- a CDS encoding disulfide bond formation protein B: MTLRSFLILMAAGGSAALLLGAFGFQYLGDMPPCKMCYWQRYPHGAAIGIGALALFLSGSALPYLGALAPLSTSAIGAFHAGVEQGWWEGPSTCTSGPVTGLTPEQLMEQIMAAPLVRCDEIPWEMFGLSMAGWNAVISLGLALVWFAAARHSR; encoded by the coding sequence ATGACGCTCAGATCCTTCCTGATTCTAATGGCCGCGGGCGGCTCTGCTGCGCTTTTGCTTGGCGCCTTCGGCTTTCAGTATCTTGGTGACATGCCGCCCTGCAAAATGTGCTATTGGCAGCGGTATCCACATGGTGCGGCTATCGGCATCGGCGCGCTGGCCCTGTTCCTGTCTGGTAGCGCCCTGCCCTATCTGGGCGCTTTGGCCCCGCTCAGCACATCCGCCATCGGCGCCTTTCATGCAGGTGTTGAGCAAGGCTGGTGGGAGGGCCCAAGCACCTGCACCTCGGGTCCGGTCACCGGTCTTACTCCGGAACAGCTGATGGAGCAGATCATGGCCGCGCCGCTCGTGCGCTGCGATGAGATTCCCTGGGAGATGTTCGGTCTGTCGATGGCGGGCTGGAACGCGGTGATCTCCCTCGGCTTGGCTCTCGTCTGGTTTGCAGCGGCCCGCCACAGCCGCTGA
- a CDS encoding Lrp/AsnC family transcriptional regulator, with protein MDKTDERLIAALRHNARASLSDLALQLNLSRTTVRARIERLQSRGDILGFTVVLKEDVLRDPVRGLMMIGIEGRGASRIIRQLQGLPEVRAIHTTNGRWDLIVELGTETLETLDIALTKIRNFEGVANSETNLLLATKKET; from the coding sequence ATGGACAAAACGGATGAGCGGTTGATCGCGGCGCTGCGGCATAACGCGCGCGCCTCCCTGTCTGATCTGGCGCTTCAGCTCAACCTGTCCCGCACTACCGTCAGGGCACGGATCGAACGGCTTCAGTCGCGTGGGGACATTCTTGGCTTTACAGTTGTTCTGAAAGAAGACGTGCTGCGGGATCCGGTGCGAGGGCTGATGATGATCGGGATCGAGGGACGCGGTGCCAGCAGGATCATTCGGCAACTGCAGGGGCTGCCAGAGGTGCGCGCCATTCATACCACCAACGGGCGCTGGGATCTTATTGTCGAGCTGGGCACCGAAACGCTGGAAACGCTGGATATTGCCCTCACCAAGATTCGAAATTTTGAAGGGGTGGCCAACAGCGAAACCAACCTCTTGCTGGCCACCAAGAAAGAGACCTGA
- the rocF gene encoding arginase, which translates to MSERNCVLVGAPVDSGKRRPGCLMGPDAFRTAGLAKALIDLGHSVSDLGNLSPDAHEPDDAGDHLFALNRTIGWTKALARTAQEAFGKGLPIFLGGDHSLSLGSVLGAANHAAALGRPLFVLWLDAHTDFHTPQTTDSGNLHGTPVGYFTGRGGFDGFPEVPNPVPEENVCMIGLRSVDQAERQALEDSKIRRHDMRDIDENGIKGPLTDFLKDVAAQNGMLHVSLDVDFLDPSIAPAVGTTVPGGATVREAHLVCEILHDSGLVTSLDLVELNPFLDERGRTAHLMVDLCASALGRRVFDRPTRSYQ; encoded by the coding sequence GTGAGTGAACGAAACTGTGTTCTGGTCGGCGCCCCCGTCGACAGCGGCAAACGTCGGCCCGGTTGTCTGATGGGGCCGGATGCATTTCGCACGGCTGGTCTGGCAAAGGCTCTCATCGACTTAGGGCACAGCGTCTCGGACCTTGGGAACCTCTCTCCCGACGCGCACGAACCGGACGATGCAGGCGACCATCTCTTTGCGCTGAACCGCACCATCGGTTGGACCAAAGCCTTGGCCCGCACCGCACAAGAGGCGTTTGGGAAAGGCCTGCCCATCTTTCTCGGCGGGGATCATTCGCTTTCGCTTGGCTCGGTGCTTGGTGCCGCCAACCACGCCGCAGCACTAGGTCGTCCACTGTTTGTGCTTTGGCTGGATGCCCATACGGATTTCCACACGCCCCAGACCACCGACAGCGGCAATCTGCATGGCACCCCGGTGGGTTACTTCACCGGACGTGGGGGGTTCGACGGCTTTCCCGAGGTTCCGAACCCGGTGCCAGAGGAAAACGTCTGTATGATCGGCTTGCGATCAGTCGACCAGGCGGAGCGTCAGGCGCTGGAGGATAGTAAGATCCGACGCCATGACATGCGAGATATTGACGAGAACGGCATAAAGGGACCTCTCACGGATTTCCTGAAGGATGTCGCGGCCCAGAACGGCATGCTGCATGTATCACTCGATGTGGACTTCCTCGATCCATCCATCGCCCCTGCCGTCGGCACCACCGTGCCCGGCGGCGCCACTGTACGCGAGGCGCATCTTGTCTGCGAGATTCTGCACGATTCCGGCCTCGTCACTTCGCTTGATCTGGTTGAACTCAACCCCTTCCTGGACGAGCGCGGCCGCACCGCGCATCTGATGGTCGATCTCTGCGCTTCGGCTCTTGGCCGCCGCGTCTTTGACCGCCCAACACGGAGCTACCAATGA
- a CDS encoding ornithine cyclodeaminase, whose translation MTQPSDKALVPFVSVDNMMRLVHHVGIEEMLRDLASYVEEDFRRWELFDKTPRVASHSDVGVIELMPTSDGEAYGFKYVNGHPKNTSEGLQTVTAFGLLADVYTGYPVLLTEMTLLTALRTAATSAMAAKYLAPKGSDTMAMIGNGAQSEFQSLAMKAICGVKSVRLYDKDPAASEKCARNLAGTGLQVIICTSPEEAIEGAQILTTCTADKQYATFLSDNMVGAGVHINAIGGDCPGKTELAAGILSRSDVFVEFPPQTRIEGEIQQMPEDFPVIELWQVISGQKPGRRDERQITLFDSVGFAIEDFSALRYIRDRIKDSAFYIELDMLADPDDPRDLFGMLQRSGAAHLA comes from the coding sequence ATGACCCAGCCTTCCGATAAAGCCCTGGTGCCTTTTGTCAGTGTAGACAACATGATGCGCCTTGTTCATCACGTCGGCATCGAAGAGATGCTGCGGGATCTTGCCTCCTACGTCGAAGAGGATTTCCGCCGCTGGGAGCTATTCGACAAGACCCCCCGCGTCGCCAGCCATTCGGACGTGGGCGTGATCGAATTAATGCCCACCTCGGACGGCGAGGCCTATGGGTTCAAATACGTCAACGGCCACCCCAAGAATACCTCCGAAGGATTGCAAACCGTGACGGCCTTTGGTCTTTTGGCCGATGTCTACACCGGCTATCCGGTGCTGCTGACCGAGATGACCCTTCTGACGGCGCTGCGTACCGCCGCAACGTCAGCTATGGCAGCCAAGTATCTGGCACCAAAGGGTTCTGACACCATGGCAATGATCGGAAATGGGGCTCAGTCAGAGTTTCAGAGCCTTGCGATGAAGGCAATCTGCGGGGTGAAATCCGTGCGCCTTTACGACAAGGATCCGGCCGCCTCCGAAAAATGCGCGCGCAATCTGGCCGGTACGGGCCTGCAGGTGATCATTTGCACCAGCCCAGAAGAGGCGATTGAGGGCGCGCAGATCCTCACCACTTGTACCGCCGACAAACAATATGCGACGTTTCTCAGCGACAACATGGTCGGCGCTGGCGTCCACATTAATGCGATCGGCGGCGACTGCCCGGGCAAGACCGAACTGGCGGCAGGGATTCTAAGCCGGTCGGATGTTTTTGTGGAGTTTCCGCCGCAAACCCGTATCGAGGGTGAGATCCAGCAGATGCCCGAGGATTTTCCAGTGATTGAACTCTGGCAGGTAATCAGTGGGCAAAAGCCCGGGCGGCGCGATGAGCGTCAGATTACTCTGTTTGACAGCGTCGGCTTTGCGATCGAGGATTTCAGCGCTCTGCGCTATATCCGCGACCGGATCAAGGACAGTGCCTTCTACATTGAATTGGATATGCTGGCCGACCCTGACGATCCACGTGACCTTTTTGGCATGCTGCAACGCTCAGGCGCGGCACACCTGGCCTAA
- a CDS encoding HNH endonuclease gives MDGDFRSDFVREPGALKQHPALVLNADYRPLSYYPLSLWPWQDAVKAAWLDRVAIVAEYDTVVHSPSTEIRIPSVVVLKDYVKPQKRVAFTRFNLFLRDEFCCQYCGARGDLTFDHVVPRASGGVTSWENVVAACSKCNLRKGSKSLHRAGMHLRKAPRRPGAEELRNIGRKFPPNHLHESWMDFLYWDSELEA, from the coding sequence ATGGACGGTGATTTCAGAAGCGATTTTGTACGTGAACCCGGGGCGCTCAAACAGCATCCGGCACTTGTACTGAATGCGGATTACAGACCGCTTTCTTACTATCCTCTGTCACTCTGGCCCTGGCAGGACGCGGTCAAGGCAGCCTGGCTGGACCGCGTTGCCATTGTTGCCGAATACGACACCGTCGTGCACAGCCCGAGCACCGAGATCCGAATACCTTCAGTCGTTGTTCTGAAAGACTATGTAAAACCTCAAAAGCGCGTGGCCTTCACGCGCTTTAATTTGTTTCTGAGGGACGAATTCTGCTGTCAGTACTGCGGTGCGCGGGGAGATCTGACCTTTGATCACGTGGTGCCACGGGCATCCGGGGGCGTGACCAGTTGGGAAAACGTCGTTGCGGCCTGCTCAAAATGCAACCTGCGCAAAGGGTCGAAGTCCTTGCACCGGGCCGGCATGCACCTTCGCAAAGCTCCCAGACGACCGGGCGCCGAGGAGTTGCGCAACATCGGGCGTAAGTTTCCACCCAACCACTTGCATGAAAGCTGGATGGACTTCCTTTATTGGGATTCCGAGCTGGAAGCCTGA
- a CDS encoding pseudouridine synthase, translated as MTRLIRFNKPYDVLPQFTDRSTESGPRKTLSDFIDCPGVYPAGRLDRDSEGLMLLTDTGRLQAWISDPRNKMPKTYWVQVEGTPDQAALDALCKGVELKDGMTRPAKARLIDEPQGLWARNPPSRVRKSVPDTWLELTITEGRNRQVRRMTAAMGHPTLRLIRYAIGAWTLDGLAQGSWEALDPPKVPGRPKPAHVPNRKAQARRLDEKAKDAGQKRKGGKPRKPRRPS; from the coding sequence ATGACCCGCCTCATCCGTTTCAACAAACCCTATGACGTGCTGCCACAATTCACCGACCGCAGCACCGAAAGTGGGCCACGCAAGACGCTCAGCGATTTCATCGACTGCCCAGGCGTCTATCCTGCTGGAAGGCTGGACCGCGACAGCGAAGGGTTGATGCTGCTGACGGATACCGGCCGCCTTCAGGCCTGGATCAGCGATCCGCGCAACAAGATGCCCAAGACCTATTGGGTCCAAGTCGAAGGCACGCCGGATCAGGCCGCGCTTGACGCCCTGTGCAAAGGCGTTGAGCTGAAGGATGGAATGACCCGGCCAGCCAAGGCGCGATTGATCGACGAACCTCAGGGCCTTTGGGCGCGCAATCCGCCGAGCCGGGTGCGCAAATCCGTGCCGGATACATGGCTGGAGCTGACGATCACCGAGGGGCGCAACCGACAGGTCCGCCGTATGACTGCAGCTATGGGTCACCCCACCCTGCGCCTGATCCGCTATGCCATTGGCGCCTGGACATTGGACGGACTGGCCCAAGGCAGCTGGGAAGCCCTGGACCCGCCAAAAGTGCCCGGCCGTCCCAAACCCGCGCATGTCCCAAACCGCAAAGCTCAGGCAAGGCGGTTGGACGAAAAGGCCAAAGACGCGGGGCAAAAAAGAAAAGGCGGCAAACCCCGAAAGCCCCGCCGCCCGTCCTGA
- a CDS encoding alpha/beta hydrolase, giving the protein MTRVLTAGRKEPLSGSTRSVVVFLHGYGANGADLLGLADPLGEHLPDTLFVAPDAPESCAGAPMGYQWFPIPWIDGSSEEESMRGMQAAVEDLNAFLDALMVDEDVLPEQVVLFGFSQGTMMSLHVAPRREDPVAGVVAFSGRLLGPDTFKDEVVSRMPVLLVHGDADDVVPVQSLPEAAEALQEAGFQEVFAHIQKGTGHGIAPDGLSVALAFMRDKLSL; this is encoded by the coding sequence ATGACTCGTGTTTTGACCGCCGGCCGCAAAGAGCCGCTTTCTGGCTCAACCCGCTCGGTTGTGGTGTTTTTGCATGGCTATGGCGCCAATGGCGCCGATCTTTTGGGGCTGGCCGATCCCTTGGGGGAGCATCTGCCCGACACGCTGTTCGTGGCACCCGATGCGCCCGAAAGCTGCGCGGGTGCGCCCATGGGCTATCAGTGGTTTCCGATCCCTTGGATCGATGGCTCCTCCGAGGAGGAAAGCATGCGTGGCATGCAGGCGGCGGTCGAGGATCTCAATGCCTTCCTCGATGCCCTGATGGTCGATGAGGACGTGCTGCCCGAACAGGTGGTTCTCTTCGGGTTTTCCCAAGGAACGATGATGAGCCTGCACGTTGCGCCGCGCCGGGAAGATCCGGTCGCGGGGGTCGTGGCCTTCTCGGGGCGCCTTTTGGGTCCGGATACCTTCAAGGATGAGGTGGTCAGCCGGATGCCGGTTCTTCTGGTGCATGGCGATGCGGATGACGTGGTGCCGGTGCAATCCCTTCCAGAAGCAGCCGAGGCCCTGCAGGAAGCAGGCTTTCAGGAGGTTTTTGCCCATATCCAGAAAGGCACCGGACATGGCATCGCCCCCGATGGTTTGAGCGTGGCGTTAGCCTTTATGCGAGATAAGCTGAGCCTCTGA
- a CDS encoding DNA-3-methyladenine glycosylase family protein, with product MSSHQDLGRGIGRIIQSDACVVEGAEWLAAQDGRFAAALEQTGPLPLRRKPDGFAELLSAIVSQQVSVASARAIWARMETAGLTVPERILQASEEELRGAGLSSQKIRYARALSEAGIDFNALRGLDDAEVVATLTQVSGIGVWTAEIYAMFSLGRADVFAPGDLALQEGARLLFDLAERPKERALRQMAEAWSPWRSVAARLLWAYYHVAKDREGIR from the coding sequence GTGTCGTCACATCAGGACTTGGGCCGGGGAATTGGCCGCATCATCCAGAGCGACGCCTGCGTGGTGGAAGGCGCCGAATGGCTTGCCGCACAGGACGGCCGCTTTGCTGCGGCGCTGGAACAAACCGGTCCCTTGCCACTAAGACGCAAGCCGGATGGCTTTGCTGAACTATTGAGCGCAATTGTCAGCCAGCAGGTGAGTGTCGCCTCGGCCCGCGCGATCTGGGCGCGTATGGAGACAGCGGGGCTGACTGTGCCCGAACGGATTTTACAGGCGTCCGAGGAGGAGTTGCGCGGCGCGGGGCTGAGCAGTCAGAAGATCCGATATGCCCGTGCCCTGTCCGAAGCGGGTATAGATTTCAACGCATTGCGGGGCTTAGATGATGCAGAAGTTGTCGCCACTCTGACCCAGGTTTCCGGCATCGGCGTCTGGACGGCTGAGATTTACGCGATGTTTTCGTTGGGGCGCGCGGATGTCTTTGCGCCCGGTGATCTGGCCCTGCAGGAGGGCGCGCGGCTTCTGTTCGATCTGGCCGAACGCCCAAAGGAACGCGCCCTGCGCCAGATGGCCGAAGCCTGGTCGCCCTGGCGGTCGGTTGCGGCGCGGCTGCTCTGGGCCTATTACCATGTTGCAAAGGACAGGGAAGGGATCCGATGA